A genomic region of Magnolia sinica isolate HGM2019 chromosome 6, MsV1, whole genome shotgun sequence contains the following coding sequences:
- the LOC131248018 gene encoding protein HAIKU1-like, translated as MDSSNSNFSRNMNRQHNEHLGVNKIGKNIRKSPLHHPNFTNPKNLQQHQQQQQQPQPQVYNISKNDFRNIVQQLTGSPSHHDQLSTPPPVPRHNNPPKPPSMRLQKIRPPPLTPPVARPPIPTPPPVLHNPNPNSPFLARPGPFSPLLPAADPAWANTAESPISAYMRYLQNSILDPSMKQMLPGQAQGQPPSPGILPTPPVAPAFPSPRGGAPLSPAILPSPSSFLNLSSPWSPYPFSPGFQFPPPMTPNFSLSPLSQASGILGPGPQLPPSPGLLFPPSPSGFLPISSPRWRE; from the coding sequence ATGGATAGCTCGAATTCGAATTTCTCAAGGAACATGAACAGGCAGCACAACGAGCATTTGGGCGTGAACAAGATCGGGAAAAACATCCGTAAAAGCCCTCTCCACCACCCGAATTTTACAAACCCTAAGAATCTCCAGCAGcatcagcaacagcagcagcagccccaGCCCCAAGTCTACAACATCAGCAAGAACGATTTCCGCAACATCGTGCAGCAGCTCACTGGCTCTCCTTCCCACCACGACCAGCTCTCAACGCCACCGCCCGTACCCCGCCACAATAACCCCCCCAAACCCCCCAGCATGCGTCTGCAGAAGATCCGCCCACCGCCGCTCACGCCGCCCGTTGCTCGGCCGCCTATCCCGACACCTCCACCCGTCCTCCACAACCCCAACCCCAATTCCCCTTTCCTGGCTCGGCCCGGTCCGTTTTCACCGTTGCTGCCTGCTGCGGACCCGGCCTGGGCCAACACTGCTGAGTCGCCGATCTCTGCCTACATGCGTTACCTTCAGAATTCGATCCTAGACCCGAGCATGAAGCAGATGCTGCCGGGTCAGGCTCAAGGCCAGCCTCCCTCTCCGGGCATACTGCCAACGCCGCCCGTCGCCCCCGCTTTCCCTTCACCCCGCGGCGGCGCTCCCCTCTCTCCAGCAATCTTGCCGTCCCCGAGCAGCTTCTTGAATCTCTCTTCACCGTGGTCACCGTACCCTTTCTCACCCGGGTTCCAGTTCCCGCCCCCTATGACTCCCAATTTCTCGCTTTCGCCCCTCTCGCAGGCTTCGGGGATTCTTGGCCCCGGGCCACAGCTCCCGCCTTCTCCTGGGTTGTTGTTCCCGCCATCACCTTCTGGATTTCTTCCCATCTCAAGCCCTAGATGGAGGGAGTAA